The genomic window TCGGACTGTCGTAGATGTTCTCCGTCACTTGCGCGATAATCTGGCCGGGAAGATCGGAACGAATGCCGGTTATAAGTGCGGCAGGAATGACGGCCCCGGCCTGGAGCACGAAGGGCGAAGCAGGCGCGATGACGCGATCCGTGGCGGTGGTGCGGCGATCGACCGGCGCATTGAGGAATGCGTTTTGTCGATCCTGCACGGTCTGCTGACCCGGCTGACCAGCGAGGCCGGCGAGATCGAAACCGGGAGCGCTTGGGGTTATTGAACCTGCCGATGTGGCCTCCTTCGTGCCAGGCTGGGTCTGGAAGAAGACGCGCGACGTGCGCGCGGCCTCTTCCTCTGCAAGCCGGCGCTGCTCGGCTTCATCGACAGTTGGTGTCGAAATCGCCGGAGGGACGACGGGCTGGCCGCGGTTCTGTGCGTCAAGAATCGGCCGCCCGAGATCGCCGGGCAAAGGCGCGCCAAGAACCGGGCCGGTATAGTCTCGCGGCAGGCCGGCGAGACCGTCTGCCGTCTGCCGATTTGCGGTCGAGTACAATGCCTCGCCGTCACGGCCGGCATTTCGGGTCTGAAGGGCATAGATCAGGGCGCCGCCAATCCCGACCAGAGCAACGGCGGTGACGCTGGCAAGGACCTTGCGCGACAGCCGGGTGACGCGCGGCGGCTCTGCCCGCAGCCGCATCGGAGCGCTGTTGTTGTTGTTCTCCTCGCTCATGACGCCGGCCTCCCGTCGGTACGGACAATCCTCACCGTTTGCTGCCGGCCGCCGCTGCCGAGGCGCAGTTCGGCCGCTCCGAACAGACGATCGACGATCAGGATATGACGGTAGACACGCGTGTTGGCGATCTGCGCCTCGCCCTCGGATCCGATCAAGAAGATCGGCGGCATTTCGCCCTGGACGATGCCGCGCGGAAACTCGACATAGACGCGCCGGCCGTCATCATAGACTGAGACCGGTTTCCAAGGCGGGTTATCGCCACTCAGGCCGTATCGATAATTGCGCGATGCGACGGCCGGAATGACCGGCGTCGCCGGAACGCTCTGGCCTTGTCTGCCTGGCGGCTGCGGATATGCCCATGCGACTGAAGGCATGTAGGGCTTTGCACCGGAACGCAGCTCGATCATGTAGACGCGCCGGTCGGTCGTCACGACAAGGTTGGTCGTGATGTCGGCGCGGCTTGGTTTCACAAGGATGTGGACCCGCTTTGTCGTGCCGACGCCGCTTTCGGTGTCACCTATGATCCAACGCGCGGTATCGCCGGCCGCAATCGGCCCAGCACCGGTCAGGTTTTCGCCCGGCTCAAGGGCTATGTCGGTGATCTGCCCCGGTGCGGCGTAGACCTGATACAGCGCGCCTTCGGACCAGGGGTAAATCTGGATTGCGTTGAAATATCCCTCCCGGCGCGGCTGGACGCGAGCCGCGGCATTGGCGTTCTCGACGCGGGCTATCGGCGTGCTGCCAGCCGTCCCGCCCTTTGCCGGTGTCCAAGCCGGAGGGATATGGATCGGGCGCGGTCGATCGTCAGTGACTGACGTGGGTACGGATGGCAACGGAGGCACGTTCCGGTCGTAGCTGATCTCCGGCGGTTTTTGCAGCGTGGCGCAGCCGGCCAATGTGGTGGCGGAAAGCAGCAGAACAGGAAGCACGGATTTACGGAAAACCGGAATATCGCGGTTACGGAAAGCTGTCTTCATTGGCTCATCTCCCGCGACCAGTTGATGGCGTTGACGTAGATGCCGAGAGGATTGACCTTGATCCCCTCGACGTCGCGCGGCTGCTGGATCACGATGGTCAGGATTGCGGTCCAGCGTTCGGTGGTGGAAAGCTGGCCGTTCTCGAAATGCCGCTCGGTCCATGCAACACGAAAACTGTCGGGCGATGCCCTTATGACGCTGGAGACTTCAACCGCGATCTGCTGCTTGCCGACCTTGGTGAACGGGTCGTTGGCGCGTGCGTAGTCATTGAGGGCGGCAGCGCCCCGATCCGTCGTCCATTCGTAAGCCCGAAGCCAGTTCTGCCGGACGATGATCGGGTCGGCCGGAATGCTTCTCGTTTGCTCGATGAAGCGTGCGAGGTGCCAGGCCACTTGCGGATCGGTCGGGCGGAAATCGGCGGTAGCAGGGGCAATAGCCTGCGCCTGACCGAGATTGTCCACCTGCACGATCCACGGCACGACGGTCCCCCGTACCGATTGGTAGACCAGGGCTGCGGCGAAGCCAGCCGACAGGACCAGCGAGCCGATGGCCATATAGCGCCAGTTCTTCGCCTGCACGCGGGCCGAGCCGATCCGTTCGTCCCAGACCTGCGCGGCCTTCTGATACGGCGTTTCCGGTTGAGGTGTTTTGCCGTAATGCACGGCGGGCCGTTTGAAGAGATTCATGAGCGGTCACTTTCAGAGAGATTGACGGAGGCACCGGACCCATGACCGTCGCCCGAGCGAACTGCGTGCGCGGCAGCGCTGACGCCGTGGGAGACATGGCTGCCGCGCTTTATGCGTTGAGCCCATGCAGGCGGCTGGTCAGTCGTTGCTCCCGGCGCGACGGAAGAAGGATCGGCTTCGCCGCCGACTGTCCCCATCGTCGATGTCCCGCCGGTCGCACCAAAGCCGGCGCGGGTGCCATCGGAGAAACTGGATTTCATGCTGTCGGAAGAGCGCGACGTAGCACGGCGCAGCGGTGACATGGCGGACGATCCGGCGGCGCGCGCCACGCCGCCGAGGCCGGAGACGATGCTCGACGAACCGGCCTGTCCCATCGAACCCAACGTGTAGGCAGAAGATGCAGCTCCGGTCGCTGCTGCACCGCCTCGCATGGCTGCGGCGCCGCCGGAAAGCAGGGCTGCGCCACCTCTTGCGGCCAGCATCGCACCGCCACCTGCGGCCAGCGCTGCGCCGCCGACCGCCAGACCGGTGCCAACCGCGGCGCCTGCGCCAAGCTGCGGGCCACCGCTAACGAGGCCAGCCGCGATGCCGGGTCCGAATATTCCGAGGCCGACGAGCGAAAGGGCAGCGAGCACGACCGCCATGGCGTCGTCGATACTCGGGGTATGACCGCCAAAACCTTGCGTAAACTGGCTGAAGAGCGTCGAACCGATGCCGACAATGACGGCGAGAACCAGGACCTTGATGCCGCTGGAGATTACGTTGCCGAGCACGCGCTCGGCCATGAACGCGGTTTTCCCGAAGAGGCCGAAAGGGATCAATACAAAGCCGGCCAGCGTGGACAGTTTGAATTCGATCAAAGTCACGAACAGTTGGACGCTGAGAATGAAGAACGCGAGAATGACGAGCGCCCAGGCGAAGAGCAGGCAGGCGATCTGAATGAAGTTCTCGAAGAAGGCGATCCAGCCCATGAGGTCGGAGATGGATTCGAGCAGCGGCCGGGCCGCGTCCAGTCCTGCCTGCGCCACTTTGCCGGGACGGAGGAGATCCTGCGCGGTGAACCCGGTCCCGGAGGCTTTCAGGCCGAGACCGGAGAAGCTGTCGAAGACAATCTTCGCAAGGTTGTTCCAGTTGGAAATCAGATAGGCGAAGACGCCGACAAACAGCGTCTTCTTCACGAGCCGGGCGATAATGTCGTCGTCGGCGCCCCAACTCCAGAATAGCGCCGCTAGCGTAATATCGATGACGATCAACGTCGTCGCGATAAATGCCACCTCGCCACCGAGCAGACCAAAGCCGCTGTCGATGTATCGGGTGAATGTTCCCAGAAAACTGTCGATTACCCCCGATCCGCCCACGATTACCGTCCTTCGTTCAAAGATGGTGATGTTGGGGCGGTCGGTCGACCGAGGAACCGATCGCGTGTCTCGGCCCAGACGCGCAGGCATTCGGCGTCGCTTCCCGCCTGCTGGCCAAGCTGCTGGCACCGACGCTGCCCTTCGCGCAGTGGATCGCTTTGGGGCTGGCCAACCCGCACCGGCGAGGCCTCCGGCGGCTCTTCCTTGCGGATCAATTCGACGACCGCCGCAGTGATGGCGACGGCGACGAATACGACTGCGCCCAGCCGGGCCAGCATTTTGCCGTCCATGACAATGCTCCCTTCAGGCTTTCAGTTGCCGCTGAACATCTGCACGTTGCCGGGCTGATAGTCGGAACCGGGCGTCAGGAAGCGGCGACGCTGTTCTCGCCCCTGCTCGGCGGCCGCAGTTCGCTCGGCCTCGGTCAGCGCGCCCGACCGGCCGTTGGCGGCGAGCAGCGCGACCAGATCGGAAAGCTGCTGCGATTGCAGCGCGAGAAGCTGGTTGCCGGCCTGAGTCGCCTGAAGCGCGCCGGTCGCGCCCTGGCTTTGACTCACCAGTTCGCGCATCTGCGTGCGGTTGGTGTCGATATTGCCGACGACGCCGGCCTGGACGCGCATGGCGTCCTGCAAGCTGCCAACGGTGTTCTGCCAGCGGGAGCGGGCATCGGTAACGAGCTGCTGATCCGTCGCCGACATCTGAACATTGCCGTATTGGCTCTGGAATGCTTGGTCGATGCCCTGCACGTCGAAAGCGATGTTCTGCGCCTGGTTCAGGAGTTGCTGCGTGCGCTGGACATTCTGCTGAAGCGTCTGAAGCGAGGAGAACGGCAGGCTCGCTAGATTGCGTGCCTGGTTCATCAACATGGTGGCCTCGTTTTGAAGCGAGGTGATCTGCTGGTTGATCTGCTCCAGCGTGCGCGCTGCCGTGAGAACGTTCTGCGCATAGTTGCTCGGATCGAAGACAATCCTCCACGCATAGGCGGGAAGGGTCGAAAGCGGCGAGATCGCGAGCGGCATAGCCAGCATGGTCGCGGGGAGAACGGCGGAGAATTTGCGAATGCGACGGATGCTCATGGCTGAAGCTCCTTTTCGGGTTGGGGGCGGGGAGTGTGGAAATTCGGCAGAAGATCGACCGCCCAGCCGGCGCCGCGGGTTGCCAGCCAGGCGGCGAGGAAACCCTCGCGGCCGTGCCCGGCAACAAGGTTGGCAATCAGGGTCTGATCGGATTTGGAGGATGCGGCGCAGAGTGCGAGGCCGACTTCGGACAGCCCTAGCTCGAACAGGCGGTTGCCGCGCCGCGACTGGCAGTAGTAGTCCCGTTTCGGTGTCGCCCGCGCGAGGACTTCTATCTGGCGGTCATTGAGGCCGAACCGGCGATAGATTGCCGTAATCTGCGGTTCGATGGCGCGTTCGTTCGGCAGTAGCAGCCGCGTCGGGCAACTTTCGATGATCGCAGGGGCGATGCCCGAACTGTCGATGTCGGAAAGTGACTGCGTGGCGAAGATGACGGATGCGTTCTTCTTACGGAGCGTCTTCAGCCATTCGCGGAGCTGGTTGGAGAAACCCTCGTCATCCAGCGCCAGCCAACCTTCGTCGATGATCAGCAGCGTCGGGGAACCGTCCAACCTGTCGCCGATGCGATGGAACAGATAGGTCAGCACCGCGGGAGCGGCACCCGTGCCGACAAGGCCCTCGATCTCGAATGCCTGCACTCGCGAACTGCCCAGGTGCTCAGTTTCGGCATCGAGCAACCGGCCATTGGGACCGCCGACACAGTAAGGGCGAAGCGCCTGCTTTAGATCGTTGGATTGCAGTAGGACAGCGAGGCCGGTGATGGTGCGTTCCTCTACCGGCGCGGAGGCGAGCGATGTCAGAGCGGTCCAGATATGCTCCTTCACCTCGGGCGTAGTCGCCATACCTTCGCGCATCAGAATCGCCGCAATCCAGTCGGCGGCCCATGCGCGCTCATGAGCGTCATGGATACGGGCGAGCGGCTGAAGCGAAACCGAAGTGTCGGAACCTTCGGTGAGGCTGCCGCCGAGATCGTGCCAATCTCCGCCCATGGCGAGCGCCGCGACGCGGATGCTGCCGCCGAAATCGAAGGCGAAGACCTGAGCGTGATCGTAACGACGGAACTGGAGCGCCATGAGCGCCAGCAGCACGGACTTTCCCGCGCCTGTCGGACCGACGACGAGGGTGTGGCCCACGTCACCGACATGAAGGGAAAGTCGGAACGGGGTGGAGCCTTCGGTCTTTCCAAAGAGCAGCGGGGGCGCATCGAAATGCTCGTCTCGTTCCGGCCCCGCCCACACGGCGGAGAGAGGGATCATGTGAGCGAGATTGAGCGTCGAGATCGGCGGCTGGCGGACATTTGCGTAGGCATGACCGGGCAAGCTGCCGATCCATGCATCCACCGCGTTGACCGTCTCGATCATGGCGGTGAAGTCGCGGCCCTGGATGACCTTTTCGACCAGCCGCAGTTTCTCGTCGGCAAGCTGCGGATCAGCATCCCAGACGGTGATGGTGGCGGTGACATAGGCCATTCCCGCCACATCAGATCCGAGCTCCTGCAAGGCGAGATCGGCGTCGGCCGCCTTGTTCGCAGCATCGGTGTCGACGAGCACCGACTGCTCGTTCGTCATCACCTCTTTCAGGATCGCGGCGATGGACTTGCGCTTGGCGAACCACTGGCGCCTGATCTTGGTCAGCAGCCTGGTCGCATCGGTCTTGTCGATCAGGATCGCCCGGGTCGACCAACGATATGGGAAGGCCAGCCGGTTAAGGTCGTCCAGCAGGCCGGGCGTCGTCGTGGTGGGGAAGCCGACGATAGTGAGAATACGAAGATGCTGGTCGCCCAGCCGCGGCTCCAGACCGCCTGTCAGCGTTTGATCGGCGAGCAGCGCGTCGAGATAGATCGGCGTTTCCGGCACACGGACGCGATGGCGCTTGGTGGAAACCGTAGAATGCAGGTAGGTCAGCGTCTCGCTATCATCGAGCCAGCGGCAGGACGGCATGAAGCCATCGAGCAGCGCCAACACGCGATCGGTCCTATCGGTGAAGGCGCGCAGGATCTCGTGCGGATCGATGCCTGATCGTTCGCGGCCTTCGTACAGCCACGACTCGGTGCGTGCGGCTTCCTCCGCAGGCGGAAGAAACAAGAAGGTCAGGAAGTAGCTCGACACGAAATGCGCCCCCGCTTCCTCGAAATCAGCCTTGCGCTCAGCATCGACCAGGCCGGAAGCTGGATCGGGAAAGAGGCTGTTCGGATAAATCGCGGCCTCGTGCCGCTGGGCTTCGACGAAAATACTCCAGCCGGAACCGAGCCGGCGGAAGGCGTTGTTGATGCGGCTTGCGACCGCGACCAGTTCGGCTGCAACGGAAGAGTCCAAGTCGGGCCCGCGAAAGCGGGCCGTGCGCTGGAAGGAACCGTCTTTGTTCAGCATGATGCCGGGGCCGACGAGTGCGACCCATGGCAGGTAATCGGCAAGGCGCGCGGCAGTGCGGCGATATTCGGCAAGGTTCATCATGACCGCGCTCCTCAGACAGACAAATGACCGGGGATGCGCAGGTGCCTGCGCCCGACCTCGACAAAGAGCGGGTCACGCTTCGCCGCCCAGACGGCGACGAAATGACCGATGGCCCATATGGCGAGGCCGACCAGCCAGAGCCGTAGGCCGAGGCCTACGGCTCCGGCGAGCGTCCCGTTCATGATCGCAATGGAGCGTGGAGCGCCGCCGAGCAGGATGTGCTCGGTCAGCGCGCGATGAACCGGTACGGTGAAGCCAGGAACCACGTCGAGTTGTTCGAAGGCAGCAGCCATCAGACTAGCGCCCCGCCGCCGAACGAGAAGAACGACAGGAAGAAGCTCGACGCGGCGAACGCGATCGACAGGCCGAACACGATCTGGATCAGGCGACGGAACCCGCCCGAGGTGTCGCCGAAGGCCAGCGCCAGGCCGGTGGCGATAATGATGATCACCGCGACGATCTTGGCGACCGGACCCTCGATCGACTGGAGGATTTGCTGAAGCGGCTGTTCCCACGGCATGGACGAGCCGGACGCATGCGCGGCCGGGACAATCATCATGCTGAGGGAAAGAGTAGCGGCGGCGGTCGCTACGATGCGACGGCCGCGCGAAAGCACGTGGATCATTGGCGTTCTCCTGAGTTCGATGTGGCTGGGGTGATGCGATAGTCGCCGCCTGGGCCGAGCCCTTCGACGCGGGCGAGCTCAGTGAGCCGACGGGACGAGCCGCGCCCGGCGAGGACGGCAACGATGTCGATCGTCTCAGCTATCAGCGCGCGCGGGACTGTGACGACGGCTTCCTGAATGAGCTGCTCGAGACGGCGCAGTGCACCGATGCCGCTTCCGGCGTGAATGGTGCCAATGCCGCCGGGGTGTCCGGTGCCCCACGCCTTCAGAAGATCAAGCGCCTCGGAGCCGCGCACCTCTCCGATGGGGATACGGTCGGGCCGCAGACGTAGAGAGGACCGGACGAGATCGGAGAGTGTCGCCACACCGTCCTTCGTGCGCATCGAAACCAGGTTGGGCGCAGCACATTGCAGTTCGCGCGTGTCCTCGATGATGATGACACGATCCGCGCCCTTGGCGATCTCGGCGAGCAGCGCGTTTGTCAAAGTGGTCTTGCCGGTGGACGTGCCGCCCGCGACGAGAATATTGGCGCGGGAGACCACGGCGGCGCGCAGCGTTTCTGCCTGGTCAGCGGTCATGATGTCGGCCGCCACATAGTCGTCGAGTGTGAACACGGCGATGGCGGGCTTGCGTATGGCGAAAGCTGGCGCAGCAACCACTGGGGGCAGCAGGCCTTCAAAGCGCTCGCCGGTTTCCGGCAGTTCCGCTGATACGCGCGGCGCGCGCACATGCACCTCCGCACCGACATGATGAGCGACCAGGCGCACAATGCGTTCGCCATCGGCAGCCGTCATCGTCTCGCCGGTGTCGGCCAACCCTTCAGAGAGACGATCCACCCAGATGCGGCCATCAGGATTCAGCATGACCTCGACCACGGCCGTGTCTTCCAGAAACCGGGCGACCGCGGGCCCGAGCGCGGTGCGCAACATGCGCGCGCCGCGCTGGATCGCTTCCTGTTTGCGGTGAGTGACTGCCATGTCGTCCCCGTTTCTGTGGGGACGCAACTGATGGTCCCCGGATCAGGGATGATTAAAAGGACCTGGAATTAGGCCTACACAACAAGTATCTGGCATCGTAGTAGCGTAGCGTGCAAATACAGGAGAATGGCGATTGAAGCCTCGCGAGATACCTGCAGCAGATGCCTCTTAGATTCCCCTATTCGTCAGTTTTTTTGACTGCCGCAACGAAACATTCAACTTTACCAAGTATTAGCGCAAAACGAATCACTACAGCCTCCGAACAAGCGTCCCTGCGTATGGGACTTTTTCGGCAAGGTAAAATACACGGGAATTCGAATGTCCACTTTCTCAATTGATCTCGCTGCTGAACGTATCATTGACAAAAGATCGCGTGAGTATTTTGAGGAAGTCACGCGCTCCTTTGCCAACAATTGCTATCGAAGCAGCCTTGTCATGCTGTGGACCGTGGTCGTCTGCGACCTCGTCTACAAGCTGCAAGCATTACGCGACATGCACGGCGACAAGCAGGCAGAAAATCTTCTGCGGGATGTCGAGGCTAAACAAGCCTCCAATCCCACCAGCCCTGATTGGGAAATATACCTCCTCGACGAAGTGGCCAAACGCACGAAATTCCTCGAAACCGGTGAGCACATCCAGCTGCAGGGACTACAAAAGCTTCGGCATTTGTCGGCACATCCGGTCCTGACCGGAACCGATCTTCTGTTCCATCCCACCAAGGAGGCCGTCCGTGCCCACATCCGCACGGCTCTGGAGGCCGTGCTTCTCAAGCCGCCGTTGTTCTCGAAGCGGATCGTCATGACCCTGGTTGAAGACATCGCCGTGAACAAGGCGCTGCTGATATCCAGGAGCACACTCAAATCCTATCTCGAAGCCCGCTATTTCCAGAATATGTCGAGTGCCGTTGAACTGGAACTTTTCCGGGCTGTGTGGAAGTTCTGTTTCAAACTCAGAAATGCCGACACCGACGCCCATCGTGATATCAACCTCGCTGCGCTCGCGGTCATCTACGAGCGAAACCCCGCAGCTATCCGTTCGGCGATGGACGGAGATCAGGGATATTTTAGTGACGTCGGACCGGACGCTGAACTGTTGATCGCCCTGGTTCATTTTCTTGCGGAATATCAAGCGCCTTTCGGCTCACTCAATTCAGCTGCCCAAATACTGATCCAGGGACAGACCAGCGCAGATATCAACCTTAAACTGAAAGCGTCTTTCCTCCATCCGGACTTCCCCACACACCTCAATGCACTGTCCGCGGAAACTCCGGATGCCTTCGATGCAGTCGAGGAAGTGAATTGGAAACATCTCCTCGATGACTCCGAAGGTGAAGGGCTCCTTCACACCGCATGCGAAATAGGTATTCGCAACTACGGACGATCCGCGAGTTATGATGATGCGGACAGGCGCTTCGGCCGTCTCATCGCACCTTTACTTGGCCGAATAGATGCCACTCGCATGGCAAATCTGCTGAACACCATTGATAACAATTCCCAGACTTACGAACGACGAAGAGCGAGGGCCGATCATCGGGAAATTGCCTCCGTAGCTGCCGATCTCTCAGTTGATGTGACTGCCTATAAAAACTTTAGCGCCAACATCTGACCGGCTCCCAGATACCAATTTAAGCCGTCATTTATAAAAAAGCGCACGGATCTGCTATCGGTCAGGAATGTCCTCCGATATCTCCTGACGCAGTTTCGGCCCCTGTGCGAGACGCCGACCGAGAGCAGTGATATACGCTTCGTATCGCTCACTTGCCTTGGCGCGTGCTGCCTGTGCGGCTGGCTCAGGCAATGCAGGTGTGGTGGTGAGCCAGAAGCGAATGAACACGGCGAGGCTTTCGATGGCGATGCCGACGTCACGCTCAAGTCGTGTCATGCGGCGATCGATCTGGTCGAGGCGCTTGGCGACGATCGCCTCGCGCCTTTCGGCGTCATCCGGCGAGAGGAAGGAGGCGATGGCGGCCTCGGCGATCATGGACTGCGATTGATCGCGGCGAGCGGCAAAATCCACCAGCGTCTTCTCGACATAGGGGTCCAGATAGATCGTCACCTTTCTTTTCTTCATACGACTGGTCATGACGCCTACAGATCCATACCGTCATTGAG from Agrobacterium vitis includes these protein-coding regions:
- the trbB gene encoding P-type conjugative transfer ATPase TrbB, encoding MAVTHRKQEAIQRGARMLRTALGPAVARFLEDTAVVEVMLNPDGRIWVDRLSEGLADTGETMTAADGERIVRLVAHHVGAEVHVRAPRVSAELPETGERFEGLLPPVVAAPAFAIRKPAIAVFTLDDYVAADIMTADQAETLRAAVVSRANILVAGGTSTGKTTLTNALLAEIAKGADRVIIIEDTRELQCAAPNLVSMRTKDGVATLSDLVRSSLRLRPDRIPIGEVRGSEALDLLKAWGTGHPGGIGTIHAGSGIGALRRLEQLIQEAVVTVPRALIAETIDIVAVLAGRGSSRRLTELARVEGLGPGGDYRITPATSNSGERQ
- the trbG gene encoding P-type conjugative transfer protein TrbG, which codes for MKTAFRNRDIPVFRKSVLPVLLLSATTLAGCATLQKPPEISYDRNVPPLPSVPTSVTDDRPRPIHIPPAWTPAKGGTAGSTPIARVENANAAARVQPRREGYFNAIQIYPWSEGALYQVYAAPGQITDIALEPGENLTGAGPIAAGDTARWIIGDTESGVGTTKRVHILVKPSRADITTNLVVTTDRRVYMIELRSGAKPYMPSVAWAYPQPPGRQGQSVPATPVIPAVASRNYRYGLSGDNPPWKPVSVYDDGRRVYVEFPRGIVQGEMPPIFLIGSEGEAQIANTRVYRHILIVDRLFGAAELRLGSGGRQQTVRIVRTDGRPAS
- the trbL gene encoding P-type conjugative transfer protein TrbL, producing MGGSGVIDSFLGTFTRYIDSGFGLLGGEVAFIATTLIVIDITLAALFWSWGADDDIIARLVKKTLFVGVFAYLISNWNNLAKIVFDSFSGLGLKASGTGFTAQDLLRPGKVAQAGLDAARPLLESISDLMGWIAFFENFIQIACLLFAWALVILAFFILSVQLFVTLIEFKLSTLAGFVLIPFGLFGKTAFMAERVLGNVISSGIKVLVLAVIVGIGSTLFSQFTQGFGGHTPSIDDAMAVVLAALSLVGLGIFGPGIAAGLVSGGPQLGAGAAVGTGLAVGGAALAAGGGAMLAARGGAALLSGGAAAMRGGAAATGAASSAYTLGSMGQAGSSSIVSGLGGVARAAGSSAMSPLRRATSRSSDSMKSSFSDGTRAGFGATGGTSTMGTVGGEADPSSVAPGATTDQPPAWAQRIKRGSHVSHGVSAAAHAVRSGDGHGSGASVNLSESDRS
- the trbF gene encoding conjugal transfer protein TrbF — translated: MNLFKRPAVHYGKTPQPETPYQKAAQVWDERIGSARVQAKNWRYMAIGSLVLSAGFAAALVYQSVRGTVVPWIVQVDNLGQAQAIAPATADFRPTDPQVAWHLARFIEQTRSIPADPIIVRQNWLRAYEWTTDRGAAALNDYARANDPFTKVGKQQIAVEVSSVIRASPDSFRVAWTERHFENGQLSTTERWTAILTIVIQQPRDVEGIKVNPLGIYVNAINWSREMSQ
- a CDS encoding TrbI/VirB10 family protein, with product MSEENNNNSAPMRLRAEPPRVTRLSRKVLASVTAVALVGIGGALIYALQTRNAGRDGEALYSTANRQTADGLAGLPRDYTGPVLGAPLPGDLGRPILDAQNRGQPVVPPAISTPTVDEAEQRRLAEEEAARTSRVFFQTQPGTKEATSAGSITPSAPGFDLAGLAGQPGQQTVQDRQNAFLNAPVDRRTTATDRVIAPASPFVLQAGAVIPAALITGIRSDLPGQIIAQVTENIYDSPTGRSLVVPQGTRIIGQYDNNVQFGQRRALLVWDRLIFPNGRSIVLERQPGADPQGYAGLEDGVDYHWWDLAKAAGLSTLLAVGTELAVSDEDRLVAAIRDGAQDTINDAGQQIIRRQLQVAPTLTIRPGFPVRVIVTRDLVLEPYRG
- a CDS encoding CopG family transcriptional regulator translates to MTSRMKKRKVTIYLDPYVEKTLVDFAARRDQSQSMIAEAAIASFLSPDDAERREAIVAKRLDQIDRRMTRLERDVGIAIESLAVFIRFWLTTTPALPEPAAQAARAKASERYEAYITALGRRLAQGPKLRQEISEDIPDR
- the trbK-alt gene encoding putative entry exclusion protein TrbK-alt, whose protein sequence is MDGKMLARLGAVVFVAVAITAAVVELIRKEEPPEASPVRVGQPQSDPLREGQRRCQQLGQQAGSDAECLRVWAETRDRFLGRPTAPTSPSLNEGR
- the trbE gene encoding conjugal transfer protein TrbE — translated: MMNLAEYRRTAARLADYLPWVALVGPGIMLNKDGSFQRTARFRGPDLDSSVAAELVAVASRINNAFRRLGSGWSIFVEAQRHEAAIYPNSLFPDPASGLVDAERKADFEEAGAHFVSSYFLTFLFLPPAEEAARTESWLYEGRERSGIDPHEILRAFTDRTDRVLALLDGFMPSCRWLDDSETLTYLHSTVSTKRHRVRVPETPIYLDALLADQTLTGGLEPRLGDQHLRILTIVGFPTTTTPGLLDDLNRLAFPYRWSTRAILIDKTDATRLLTKIRRQWFAKRKSIAAILKEVMTNEQSVLVDTDAANKAADADLALQELGSDVAGMAYVTATITVWDADPQLADEKLRLVEKVIQGRDFTAMIETVNAVDAWIGSLPGHAYANVRQPPISTLNLAHMIPLSAVWAGPERDEHFDAPPLLFGKTEGSTPFRLSLHVGDVGHTLVVGPTGAGKSVLLALMALQFRRYDHAQVFAFDFGGSIRVAALAMGGDWHDLGGSLTEGSDTSVSLQPLARIHDAHERAWAADWIAAILMREGMATTPEVKEHIWTALTSLASAPVEERTITGLAVLLQSNDLKQALRPYCVGGPNGRLLDAETEHLGSSRVQAFEIEGLVGTGAAPAVLTYLFHRIGDRLDGSPTLLIIDEGWLALDDEGFSNQLREWLKTLRKKNASVIFATQSLSDIDSSGIAPAIIESCPTRLLLPNERAIEPQITAIYRRFGLNDRQIEVLARATPKRDYYCQSRRGNRLFELGLSEVGLALCAASSKSDQTLIANLVAGHGREGFLAAWLATRGAGWAVDLLPNFHTPRPQPEKELQP
- a CDS encoding VirB3 family type IV secretion system protein, with the protein product MAAAFEQLDVVPGFTVPVHRALTEHILLGGAPRSIAIMNGTLAGAVGLGLRLWLVGLAIWAIGHFVAVWAAKRDPLFVEVGRRHLRIPGHLSV
- the trbJ gene encoding P-type conjugative transfer protein TrbJ; the encoded protein is MSIRRIRKFSAVLPATMLAMPLAISPLSTLPAYAWRIVFDPSNYAQNVLTAARTLEQINQQITSLQNEATMLMNQARNLASLPFSSLQTLQQNVQRTQQLLNQAQNIAFDVQGIDQAFQSQYGNVQMSATDQQLVTDARSRWQNTVGSLQDAMRVQAGVVGNIDTNRTQMRELVSQSQGATGALQATQAGNQLLALQSQQLSDLVALLAANGRSGALTEAERTAAAEQGREQRRRFLTPGSDYQPGNVQMFSGN
- a CDS encoding TrbC/VirB2 family protein, with the protein product MIHVLSRGRRIVATAAATLSLSMMIVPAAHASGSSMPWEQPLQQILQSIEGPVAKIVAVIIIIATGLALAFGDTSGGFRRLIQIVFGLSIAFAASSFFLSFFSFGGGALV